TTACCTGGTCACATTAAAGCCCTCTTTGATCGAAGAGCGGGAAGGGTTTAAACCCCCCTTCGTTTATGTGTTTCAACTAGCCACTCCAACCGCGTTAACAATAGCCTTAGCGTTAAGCTTAACTTGGAGAGGGAAAAGCTGGAGGGCTAAGCGAAATTGACGATTGTGTTGAAAAGAAGCATGGTGGTGGAAATCGCGGAGCACTCCTTACAAGAGTATCCGAGGGAGGCTTGTGGAATAATGGCGGGGGAGCGTAGGGGAAAAACGAGAATCGTGAAGCGGGTTTTCAGAACCCGGAACAGGCTTACCTCTTCCTCGCGCTACGAAATCGACCCTGAAGACCAGCTTAAAGCCTTCCAGGAAGCTGAGAAAAAGGGTTTAGAGGTCGTTGGATTCTACCACAGCCATCCTTACTGGGAACCCTCACCCTCCTCCATCGACCGATCCCTAGCCTTCTATAAAGGATATTCCTACATCATATACTCCGTCGTCACCAGGAGCCTAGCCTCCTATATTTGGGATGGCTTCACATTCGTAGAGGAGCCTGTAAAGATAATGTAAATTAATTTTACGTCATCACGTAGGGTTTTAAGCCATGGCTCTTTAAGACGCTGGCATTCTCGAGGATTCGGTCAAAGGCGCTACGTCCTCCCACGTAAATGAGATGGCCTTCACATCCACAGTCAGTTGATCCAAACCCGGGATGCTCGATTTTTCCATCGAGGGCCTTAACCAAGGTAGCCGTTAACTCGCATTCCCTGTTAACCTCGGATTCAACGTAATACGCGGAAACTACCTTCACCTGTGGCATGGTCGTCAGGTGGTCGATATGCCAGTAAACTTTTTTATAACCCCTGAGATGCCTTTTCAAACGGCCTTCCAAGGATGATGATCCTTGACCCAGCGCTGAGCCGGCGTACAGGTAGAGGCCGCGTTTAAAACGGGCTTTACCTAGCCCTCCAACCGGAGATTGGAAGGCCCTTTTAACCTCCAATATTAACACATAGTTGCCTTTCAAACGCCGTCAACCCTAGTATGCTTTACGCGAACATAACTCAGCCTCATAGAAACGCTATTTAACCCAGTATTAAAATTATTGAGGGAAGTTGAGTCGAGGCGTCGTTGAGATTGAAGGCGTTGATTCTCGCCGGCGGATACGCGACCCGTTTAAGGCCTCTCAGCTTTACCACGCCTAAGCAGCTTCTGCCAATGGTGGATAAACCTCTTCTCCATCGAACCGTTGAGAGCCTGAAGGAGGTTGGGGTCGATGAAGTCATATTGGCCGTGAACTATTTAGCGGATTTCTTGAAGAGAAGGGTTGGAAGCAGATGTGGAGGCGTGAAGATCAGGTACTCTAGGGAAGCTAAGCCTCTAGGCACGGGGGGGCCGATAAAGAAGGCTGAGCCCATGCTTCGAGGAGAAAAAGTCTTCCTATGTCTTAACGGAGACATACTTTTCCAAAACAACATGCGAGGTTTGATTCAAACCCATGAAAAAAAGGGAGTAACCGCTACCATAGCGCTGCGCGAGGTCGAGGACCCAAGTCGGTTCGGCGTCGCCATAGTAGACAACCAAATGTTCGTACGGGGTTTTATTGAAAAACCTAAGAAGGGGGAGGTGGAAAGCCGCTATATTAACGCGGGGGTCTACGCCCTTTCACCTGAGATCTTTAAACATATACCTAGAGGCCGTTGGGTTTCCACCGAAACCGAGGTTTTCCCAAGGCTCGCTGAAAGGGGCGAGCTTGCGGGGTATCCGTATAAAGGAGGGTGGTTTGACGTGGGGAGGATAGAAGATTATAAGGAAGCTAACTGGCATTTGCTGGAAAGGTCTTTTATGGACGCAGATTACAGAGGCGTCTTTAAAGTCTCCAAACCCGTCTTCATAGACTCGAACGTGAAGATTAAAGAGGGCGCTTCGATCGGACCCTACGCGGTGCTGGGATCCAACATCCACGTGGATGGAAATGTGAGCATAGAGCGCTCCATCCTTTTCAACGGAGTGAAAGTGGGTAGGTCGACCAAGATCTCCGACGCTGTGCTGTGTGATAAGGTAGAGGTAGGCGAGAACGTCGTGTTAAAGGATGTGGTATTAGGGGAGGGTGTTAAAGTGCTGGACAATGTAGCCCTTACAGGCCAGGTTAACGTTTGTCCACACGTTACCGTGAGGGAAAGCTTAAATGGGCCGTGGAACGTTCTCAGCTGACCCGAGCCGATGGCTGGGAAGGTAACCTTTAACCATGAACCCGACGCTGATCCTGTTGGCCGCGGCCAGCTTCCCCACAGTGCTCGCCGTTACTCCGCGGGTCGCCTCCCTCATGTTGAAAAGGGGAATCCTCGGAGTTGACGTTCATAAGGCCAGTAGGCCCAAGATACCTGAGATGTGCGGCGTATCCCTATGGGTCGGTGTTCTTCCCCCGATCCTCATCGCCTCCGCGGTAGACCCGGCGCATCGAGCCTTGTACGCGGCGTTTATATTAACTGGGCTGACGGCTGGGCTGATTGGTTTAATAGACGACTTAAAGCCTTTACATCCAGTTCTAAAACCCTTATTAACAGCCCTCGCCGCCACCCCCATATTGATCCTAAAGGTCTACGAGCCTTACCCCTATTTGCCATTCATAGGCGCTACCAGACTTACGATCGTATATCCAATTCTGATCCCAATAAGCTTGGCAGTCACTTCGAACGCCGTAAACATGATGGACGTTTTTAACGGGGTCATGCCCCTCACCTCGCTCATCGCGTTCGGGACAGCTTTCGCCGCGTTGACCCTGCTTGGAAGAGCCCCTGAATCATATTTGGCTTTATGCATGGCGGCGGCTTTAGCGGCCTACTACCTGTATAACCGTTATCCCGCAAAGGTTTTCTCAGGCGACTCAGGAAGCTTATTCGTAGGCGCATGCTTAGGCGCCGTCGCCGTCCTCGGCAGGATTGAAGCGGTCATGGTGGTGGCTTTGATGCCTCAAATCTTGAACGCCTTTTATGGGCTTTCGTCCGTTGGAAGACTATACGAGAGAAGGGAGGTGAAGGCGAGACCTGTGGAGGTTCAGCCTGACGGGCGTTTAGATGTTTCAGGGAAGAAAAACGCGCCCCTCACCCTAACGAGGCTCATACTGGCGGAGGGGCCTCTACACGAAAAGGAGGTGGTGAAGGTTATGGCGGCGCTGGCCATCCTCTCATCAGCCTTGGCGGCTGCCACGTACATGCTGACGCCGTGGTGAGGGGAGTGAAGGCGAAAAGGCTACTTAGTCTAACAGCGATTTTCCTATCCGTCTGGTCATTTCTGATGATAGGGGCCTATGTCGCGATTAAGCTACTTTTCGCCTCGCGTCCCAACCCTGGTTTCGAGGCGTTTTTCATCGCCGTCATCCGCGTGGCCACGGGGGTCGTAATAGCCGGTTTAGGACTGTACTTCTGGAGAAGGCTGGCCCACACCTACTTTATGTGGGCGGTTAAAAGACGTGGAATCCAGCTTCGATAACTTTTTCAGGCGCTTTCAACTATTTTCTGGGCGATTACCTCGCAGGGATCCTCCATTTTACCCAGTAAGTTTTCAGCCCTACATCTTAGCCGCTTCCTAGCCTCCGCGTCGGCGATGTGGGCCCTCACAAACTCAACCACGAAATCCGGATTTAGCCGTCTAACCAGCAGACCCTCCTTGATCAAATACGCTTCAACATAGGTGGGGGCCCCAGGGTAGATGGATACGCAGGGTGTTCCCAGCAAGGCGGCTTCAGCGGTCATTGTTCCACCAGCCCCGATGAAAACAGCTGAGGAAGCTATTAGAGAGAGGCCGTCAAACCCCTTCTCGTAGACTCTTACTTTTCCCCTAAATCTTCGTTTCAACTCTTCGCATTGCCTCCGGTATCTTGGTAAAACGACTATGTCGATGCCTAACTTGGACTCCGTAAGCCTTCTCAGGGTCTCTAATGTTATGGAATTTCTCCCTTCCCCTAGCAGGTAGGAGGCGTATTCCTCTTCCATCCTAACTGTGACCAGTTGAGGGTACGTTAAGCCGCGATTTCGATGTGGGGTTCGCGTGATCCACACGTACGGGTCTAAGGCCCTGTATCGAACAATCCTTTTGGGGTTAATGCCGTACTTAGTCCAAGCCTTTAAGGGAATTATAAAGGGGGTGAAGAGTATTTGGGAAAGAGGTATGGTAAGCTTTGAAACAGCTTCAGCGTGAGGTGAATCGCTTACACAGTAGTGTGGGATGCCGAGTCCATACGCTACTCTAGCGGTCTCCACGGAGGCGTAGGAAACCGCTAAATCAACCCTTTCATCGTCGATAAGCTTCGCCAAACTGCGGATCCTCGAGGCGCTGTAAAGCAGTTTTCGAAGTAAGCTGCCTCCCCCATGTTTACCCACCGAGAAGGCGTCTACTCCCTTCATTTTTAAAACCAGGTTAAGCTCGCGGTAGCTCCTAGCGGTGACGAGTGTTTCAACGCCCATCTCATTCAAGCGGTCTATAAGGGGCTTAAAAAACAGGACTTGTTTAGGGGTTAAGATGTCGATCCAAACCTTCATGGTTCAACCAATCCTCAGACGACCTGACTCATTCCACATCTTCTCGAACATATCCGATACCGCTCCTACGACCCCTGGGTGAAACGTAAGGTAGGGTTTAAACGCGATGGGATTCCAGAAGGTTTCCTTATTCGTGGAGGTCCAAAGGATTAACACGGCCTTT
The DNA window shown above is from Candidatus Bathyarchaeia archaeon and carries:
- a CDS encoding M67 family metallopeptidase is translated as MLKRSMVVEIAEHSLQEYPREACGIMAGERRGKTRIVKRVFRTRNRLTSSSRYEIDPEDQLKAFQEAEKKGLEVVGFYHSHPYWEPSPSSIDRSLAFYKGYSYIIYSVVTRSLASYIWDGFTFVEEPVKIM
- a CDS encoding GIY-YIG nuclease family protein, whose protein sequence is MKGNYVLILEVKRAFQSPVGGLGKARFKRGLYLYAGSALGQGSSSLEGRLKRHLRGYKKVYWHIDHLTTMPQVKVVSAYYVESEVNRECELTATLVKALDGKIEHPGFGSTDCGCEGHLIYVGGRSAFDRILENASVLKSHGLKPYVMT
- a CDS encoding NDP-sugar synthase; its protein translation is MKALILAGGYATRLRPLSFTTPKQLLPMVDKPLLHRTVESLKEVGVDEVILAVNYLADFLKRRVGSRCGGVKIRYSREAKPLGTGGPIKKAEPMLRGEKVFLCLNGDILFQNNMRGLIQTHEKKGVTATIALREVEDPSRFGVAIVDNQMFVRGFIEKPKKGEVESRYINAGVYALSPEIFKHIPRGRWVSTETEVFPRLAERGELAGYPYKGGWFDVGRIEDYKEANWHLLERSFMDADYRGVFKVSKPVFIDSNVKIKEGASIGPYAVLGSNIHVDGNVSIERSILFNGVKVGRSTKISDAVLCDKVEVGENVVLKDVVLGEGVKVLDNVALTGQVNVCPHVTVRESLNGPWNVLS
- a CDS encoding DUF354 domain-containing protein, with product MKVWIDILTPKQVLFFKPLIDRLNEMGVETLVTARSYRELNLVLKMKGVDAFSVGKHGGGSLLRKLLYSASRIRSLAKLIDDERVDLAVSYASVETARVAYGLGIPHYCVSDSPHAEAVSKLTIPLSQILFTPFIIPLKAWTKYGINPKRIVRYRALDPYVWITRTPHRNRGLTYPQLVTVRMEEEYASYLLGEGRNSITLETLRRLTESKLGIDIVVLPRYRRQCEELKRRFRGKVRVYEKGFDGLSLIASSAVFIGAGGTMTAEAALLGTPCVSIYPGAPTYVEAYLIKEGLLVRRLNPDFVVEFVRAHIADAEARKRLRCRAENLLGKMEDPCEVIAQKIVESA